The nucleotide window GCGGGCGATAAAGCGTCCGGGCGCGCCCCATCACCGAGTGCGTGGGCCAGCGCGAGCACCAGCCGCGGCCCCATGCGCACGGCGTACACCCCGCCTTGGGCGTGTCGGGCCACGACGCGAGCGACGCCGAGTCGCCAGCCGCAAAGACGCGGGGATCGCCGACTGATTGCAGCCGGTCGTCCACCAGGAGGAAGCCGCGCGCATCAACCGGCAACCCGCTCGCGGCCAGCCACGAGGCCGCTTCTCCCCCCGTGGCCCACACCACCAGGTCGGCCCGACGCCGCTGCTGCTCGCCGGCATGCTGCAGCGTGATGCGTCCGGCATCGAGCTGCACCGGAGTGGTCGCCAGCCGCAACTCGATCCCACGCGCTTCGCACACGCGCTCGAGTCGCCGCGATACCCGCGGATGACGGTCGCTGGCGAGCACGGT belongs to Gemmatimonadota bacterium and includes:
- a CDS encoding FAD-dependent oxidoreductase, whose product is MPSRAEGAERWWWSAADGGVELALAIRTRANGVASRGLPAGTLEGTPRGQSVRVSLVSRDTVLASDRHPRVSRRLERVCEARGIELRLATTPVQLDAGRITLQHAGEQQRRRADLVVWATGGEAASWLAASGLPVDARGFLLVDDRLQSVGDPRVFAAGDSASLASWPDTPKAGCTPCAWGRGWCSRWPTHSVMGRARTLYRPQQRFWRWPTQGMERRWPVGGWWPRDDGRCGGRTGSIAASCDGLRRLTACATHREPDAVLPASSDAFAIIEPCRGC